A stretch of Lathyrus oleraceus cultivar Zhongwan6 chromosome 6, CAAS_Psat_ZW6_1.0, whole genome shotgun sequence DNA encodes these proteins:
- the LOC127093718 gene encoding uncharacterized protein LOC127093718 has protein sequence MYLKAKYCNKPLPNEGPEPGSQWGLIFDGAVNTYGNGIGEVIITPHGSHIPFTARLTFKCTNNMAEYEAYIMGLEEAIHLRIKNLDVYGDSTLIVNQIKGEWETHQPGLIPYKDYTRRLSTFFNKIEFHHIPREENQMADALVNLASMIIVNHWNDVSKIDVMRLDRPAYVLAMEEVSDDKPWYHDIKCYL, from the coding sequence ATGTACCTAAAAGCCAAATATTGCAACAAACCACTGCCAAATGAAGGGCCAGAGCCAGGTTCTCAATGGGGTTTAATATTTGATGGAGCAGTTAATACttatggtaatggtattggggaagtAATCATCACTCCTCATGGCTCACATATCCCTTTTACTGCAAGATTAACATTCAAGTGCAcgaacaacatggcagaatatgaagcctACATCATGGGTCTAGAAGAAGCCATTCATCTTAGAATAAAAAATCTCGATGTTTATGGAGACTCAACTCTAATTGTCAAtcaaattaaaggagaatgggaaactcACCAACCTGGCCTaatcccatacaaagactataCAAGGAGGTTATCTACTTTCTTCAACAAGATTGAATTTCATCACATCCCTCGTGAGGAAAATCAAATGGCAGATGCCTTGGTAAATTTAGCTTCCATGATCATTGTGAATCATTGGAATGATGTGTCTAAGATCGATGttatgcgtcttgatagaccCGCTTATGTATTAGCAATGGAAGAAGTCTCTGATGACAAGCCatggtaccacgacatcaagtgttATCTCTAG